In Bombyx mori chromosome 11, ASM3026992v2, one genomic interval encodes:
- the LOC101741938 gene encoding BCL2/adenovirus E1B 19 kDa protein-interacting protein 3 isoform X2, giving the protein MNESKSLQADDLESWVELNSGGGLAAVENEYIRLLREAQRESRDSSVRHSRASSVKGSPKSPPNSPNLEPSTEDELKGVYINCWRDDSNDWVWEWSSRPDQLPPKDWRFKHPQSVRGPPSATSSIEVLEQQLAPPVMQQSHCLSVRRTCLFSRGAIVAVLATNIVSLLLGAGIGVWLSKKGMLPPRLIVIN; this is encoded by the exons ATGAATGAATCGAAAAGTCTACAAGCTGACGATTTAG AATCATGGGTCGAGCTGAACTCTGGCGGCGGCCTGGCTGCGGTCGAGAATGAATACATACGACTCCTGAGGGAAGCCCAGCGCGAGAGTCGAGACTCCTCCGTCAGGCACTCTAGGGCATCCAGCGTGAAGGGAAG CCCGAAGTCTCCTCCGAACAGCCCGAATCTGGAGCCCTCCACCGAGGATGAGCTCAAAGGTGTCTACATCAACTGCTGGAGG GATGACTCCAACGATTGGGTCTGGGAGTGGAGCAGCCGTCCCGATCAGCTGCCGCCCAAAGACTGGAGGTTCAAACATCCTCAGAGCGTCCGCGGTCCTCCCTCGGCCACCTCCTCGATCGAGGTGCTGGAGCAGCAGCTAGCGCCGCCCGTTATGCAGCAG agCCACTGTCTGTCCGTACGTCGCACTTGTCTGTTCAGTCGCGGCGCCATAGTGGCGGTGCTAGCCACCAACATCGTCTCGTTATTGCTCGGCGCCGGAATAGG